ATCTATCACATTAAGAATGACTCTCTCTTCCAGGATATAACGAAAGCTATTCATGTCAAAGACGGCGAATATATCGTCATAAAACCCGGCGAGATGATCCTCGGGATCACGAGAGAGAAAATTACGCTTGCCGACAACATATCCGGCCGGCTGGAAGGAAGAAGCAGGTTTGCGCGCTTCGGGCTGGCCGTGCATGTTACCGCCGGGTTCATGCATCCGGGCATCGCGAACCACCAGGTCCTGGAAATAGTCAATCTGGGACATGCACCCTTAGCCCTGTATCCAGGAACCAGGATCTGCCAGTTCATATTTGAAGAGTGCGACGGCCATGCCATGTATCAGGGGAGATTTGTCGGACAGGTTAAGCCATGATACGAAGCGCGTTCTTGCGAGGTGATTGTTTGTGAAAGAAACGGGATATACTGTTTTGGATGATGGCAGGGTCGTGTTCCGATACGCCGGACTGCGGAATGAGGCCCCCTTCGAAGTCGAGAT
This Nitrospirota bacterium DNA region includes the following protein-coding sequences:
- the dcd gene encoding dCTP deaminase; translation: MSVLIGKEILKALKRKSIIIEPLDKEQIGPGSIDLTLGNDFRIFKKRSRIYHIKNDSLFQDITKAIHVKDGEYIVIKPGEMILGITREKITLADNISGRLEGRSRFARFGLAVHVTAGFMHPGIANHQVLEIVNLGHAPLALYPGTRICQFIFEECDGHAMYQGRFVGQVKP